The Subtercola sp. PAMC28395 genome segment CCGACGCCGTGGCCGCCGAAATCGGTGTTGATCGTGTATCCGTCGGCCAGGGCGACCGCGGCGATGGCGGCCGAGATGTCGCCCAGTCTTCCGCCGGGCTGGGCCGCAGCAATGCCCGCGTCGAGGGCCCTGGTCGTGGTGTCGATGAGCCGGGCATCCGCTGGCCGCGGAGTGCCCACGATCACGGTGACCGCACTGTCGGAGACCCAGCCGTCGACAGAGGCGGCGAAGTCGAGCGAGATCATGTCGCCGTCGCGGAGGCGATAGTCGTGGGGGAGCCCGTGCAGCACTGCATCGTTGACCGAGGTGCAGAGCACCTTGCCGAAGGGGCTGGCACCGAACGAGGGGTGGTAGTCGATGTAGCAGGACTCAGCACCGCGGGCGCGGATCATGTCGTGCGCGATCTGGTCGAGTTTGAGGAGATTCATGCCCACAGCGACGCGGGAAGCGAGTTCGGTGAGTACCTCACCGACGAAGACTCCGGCGACTCGCATCTTCTCGATTTCGGCGGGTGTTCTGAGCTCGATCATGGCGGTTCCCTTTGATTTGCCTGTGTACCAAAACGCGATTGGACCGAACCCACGTTACCCGCCGTACCATTGACACATGTTCGTTCGCCGGGCTTTCTACTACTGGCAGGTTGCCGCCGTTGTC includes the following:
- the map gene encoding type I methionyl aminopeptidase; the encoded protein is MIELRTPAEIEKMRVAGVFVGEVLTELASRVAVGMNLLKLDQIAHDMIRARGAESCYIDYHPSFGASPFGKVLCTSVNDAVLHGLPHDYRLRDGDMISLDFAASVDGWVSDSAVTVIVGTPRPADARLIDTTTRALDAGIAAAQPGGRLGDISAAIAAVALADGYTINTDFGGHGVGRTMHGDPHVPNNGRPGRGIHLDAGLVIAIEPWFLETTDKLVTDRDGWTLRSADGSRGAHMEHTVAVTADGPLVLSARA